The Medicago truncatula cultivar Jemalong A17 chromosome 7, MtrunA17r5.0-ANR, whole genome shotgun sequence genome includes the window TCTAAGGGTTGATATGAAGTCATCTCCTTACTATCAACCATATATGAATCCTCTTCCCATGAACTATAGACCTTGCGAATATAATTTccaatattaaataaatactcATCATTATCAACCTTTTTCAAAGCTTCCTCATCTTCCATAATCTCACCTAAATACTCACAAATAAAATTTCCAGAAGGAATTGCATTCTCTGATCTCACACCCCATCCTTTCGCcttagttttgaaaatttgaagctTAAATTTAATCTCATTTCTCTTTACTCTAGTAATTTTCCCTCCACTCTTAAGAGCACAGGAACATTTCATTGAATCAGAACAATGATCAACACATTTACGCCCAACAGAGGAATCATCGAAAAGCCATTCAGGATAAATGTTACGAgtaatgtattgaaaatatggAACCTTGCCAGAATCTATATGATTAACCACACATATAGGAACAGCTTCTTTTCCATTGGAAATATCTTTAACAAAGATTTTCTGATCAGGCAATCTaaccaaacaaaatttaaaatctaatttccctttttttttccagattgaTTCAACTTTATAAAGACCATAGTAACAATAAACCTCACCTCCACCACGTGCACCAGCACCACAGTTCTTTGAATTAAACTTTATAATAACTCTAATAGCATTCTTAAAATGATAACTATTCATAAGAGCAAGAGTCTCTTCATCACATTTTCCAGAATTAATGACATTACCTCCTTCCCCTGTATATACGAACACGTTTGTATCATCCATATCATCAAAATGACAAGAAACAACGCTAGTTGCAATCAAATTCCCATCCTTTAACACGTGATCAATGAGACTTAAATTCTGACGATGAAGACCAAGAACATTGAGTTCTTGCCAATAAAGAAACTTGTCACCTACTTCAATTCCAGAGACttttccaataatttttttcccaTCATGAATGAATTTTCCTCTGTTTTTTAGAATCCGTGACACTTCAATAGGAAGCCCGTCGGCGGTAAGTTCCTTACCGAGTTTTGCACAGAGAGCACGGAAGTTACCTAATGTAGTTTtgactttctttcttcttgagtTATCGGAAGTCAAAGACGGCTTGTTACCTGAAGTTGCATCTTCACAACGACGTTTTAAATGCAGTTTCTTGATTGGTGTTTCAGTGTTTCTTTGAACCTTTGACAATACTCTCCTTGTGCTGACATTCTTGAACAACAATGATCTTTCAGTAAAGTTCCAGTTGGAGACTTGAAATGGTTTGTGTTGTGGGTTGGTAGTGGAAGAAGAGGGCTTAGTCTTGGTCATTTAGTGATTGGTTTGGTCGGTTTCTTGATTGCAAAGTGTATATGGGAGGCTGATTAATTAGCAACAGTTATCTTTCCTTCTTGAAGATAAGAAATGAAACTGTTGAAATAGAAAGTGTTTAGAAGTGTGTTTCCAAGGGTGGTTTTATTTATAGACACCAGTTATACTAACTAATTGTTTAACTAACTATAATTCTCTAACTAAAATCTAACTGACTGTAACTACCTTAACTAACTCTAGTTATATAAACATGGTTTAATAAAACTCTGCTATGAAAAAGTGCTATAGCCGCTATTTCGAAATATTTTGTACGAAATAAATTAGCATGGATAAACCGCCGCCTCAGCCACTTTTTTTAACTTCATcatatgattttggcttgaattggTACTGGAATTTGTGTTGTCAGATGGCTATAAGAATGAATTccgttttgaaaaatatatttagcaTGAGTTGGGATTTACTTATGGGATAAAAGAGGGCCTTAATCAAACCAATTATCATACTGAATATTTATCAGAAAATGCTTCTGCTTTTAATATTTATCAACCAATTATCACAATGATTTATTTAGACATTGACAGTTATACACATACTGAATATGAGGGTTTTTTTCTACTGATATTGCTTTAGGGTTTAAATTACACAATGATTTGCGTAATTTCTACAAGTCTGTATTCCGTTTCGGAAAAGATATTTAGCATGAATTGGGATTTACTTATCGGATTAAAGAGGGCCTTAATCCAACCAATTATCATACtgaatatttattgaaaattctTCTGCTTTTAATATTTATCAGAAAATGGTACTGAAAAATGCTTCTGCACCACAATGATTTATTTAGAAATTGGCAGTCATACACATACTGAATATGAGGGTATTTTTCTAATGATATTGCTTTAGGGTTTATTTTCAACATTTCTGGCCTTCCTTTATGTTTTTACAGCAGACTTTGAGCTTAGATATACAACATTTAGCGCTATTCCAATTTTTGAACCAAACTGAATGATCCATtattagttaagaaaataatgGTTTCTGCCAAATCCATTACACTAAGGAGCTTATTACACTAGGGccgaaatttcaaaatattattgctGTAGCTTTTCAAGAAAAAGCTACAAGTGAAGTCACTCAGATTCAGGACCAAATGTAATAGCAAAACCATCAACACAAAGAGCAGAACACCCTCAAAGCGCCAGAAATATGAAGGAACAAATATCAGTTACTCTTACAAACGTAAGCATCAGTTACTCTCTGGAAATGTGCCCTGTAACCGTTTTTATCCGGCAACCTAATCTTTCTCCGGCCAAGCTCCGGCGTTGCTCTGATCACCTCTTTCCTTCAGTTTTCACGGCCATTTCACACCCTTCTACGGTGACTGATTCATCATCTCTACCCTCCAGAGctgattcttctcttctcctccGTTTCCACACTCTTTGGAACTGTTACAATTCACGAGGTTCATTTTTCGGCGAAGTCTCTTTGATTCATTTCAATGGTGTGTCCGTGGCCGTTCATAGCTGCTATGGATTCGACGGTGGAAAAGCAAGTGAACCCACCGGTGAAATCACCGGTATCAGGTAAATCTTTTGCTCAAATTCTCTCCGGTGAAGTTTCTGGTGAATCCTTCCTTGCTCAGCTACCTCCCAAGGTGGTTATGGGAAGTACGGTGCATGTGAAAATTTCTCGAGTTGCCTACGAATCTGGTTTGGCAGCGTGTAAAACACACCTCCATAGAAGGCTAATCCTACATAAAGGGGATGCGCCATTAACAACTCAAGCCTTGAAAGCAAAACTCAGCAATCAGTGGCCTCAATTgcaaaattggaatttgatTCCGCTTGAAAAGGGTTTCTTCGAGCTCAATTTCAATTCGGTGGAAGACATGCGTCAAATTTGGGCCCTTGGAACAATTAATCTCAAGCCTGGGTTGATGCGCTTTTACTGTTGGTCAAAGGATTTTGCACCTCAAGCTCAATCACAAACTCATGCTCAAATCTGGGTAAGATTTCTAAACCTACCTCAAGAATACTGGGAAAAACAGACTTTGTTTGAAATAGCTTCAGGTTTGGGCACACCTTTATCCATTGATGAAACTACACAACGTAGACGTTTTGGTATTTTTGCTAGAGTCTTGATAGATGTGGATTTGTTTGAGAACTTGTTTGAATCTGTGGTGGTAGAAAGGGAAGACCATGCTTTATCCATTTCAATTCAATATGAAAAACACCCTTTGTTTTGTGCACATTACAAGATGTTAGGGCACTCCATCCAAAGTTGCTCCAAATTGAGTGCATCTAACACAACACAAGTCCCTGGTATTGCTCATAAGAAACCTCAATCTGATTATGCTAGAACCAAACTTGTTGTGCCTTGGAAAAAACCTGTGAATGCTGCTGGCAAACAGGCTGGAAAGAGTGTACAAATCTTTGAACATAATGAGGAACTTGAGGTTCATAATGTCACTGCTATTGATGTTGAGGAAGGTGAGATGGACAAGAATAACATTGTTGATGCACTTACTAATGATGGGAACCAGGATCATGGTAATGTACAGAAAAATGGAGAGAATCTAACACTTCACAACACCTTTGAAGTTTTAGATTTAGACACTACACAGGGCATAGTGGATGCTACAACAAATGATAAGGAATCTAATCCCACTGCACTGGATATGCAAATGGATAAAAATCCAAGTGTGGAGGAAATTTCTCTAGGCAAGAAGCATTGGAATCATAACACTAACATAGAGGAACCTATTAAAAGGGCTTCTCAACCTATGGATTTGAGTGCAGGAACTTCTGAGTCATTTGTGATTGCTATGAACACTACTTTGGAGGAGAATATCATAATGCAGCCTATCGTCTCCCCTATTACCACTAGGGATGAGGTACTGGGGCAAGACAAAAGGAAGGTTCATTTGTTTGAGGGAACTAAAAATACTGCTGCAGTCTGTATGAAAGATGGTAGAATTTTAAGCAAGTTTTAGGGCGAGGAGGATACTGATGCTACTGATAGCACAGTTGAGCCAGAAACTGATTCTGAAATGCATAAAGACAAGCTACCATATGCTGATAAATACCTGCTTTCACCTTATGAAGTGGTTCCGAAATCTAAGAGAGGAAGGCCCAAGAAACAAAAGAGCCCAGCTGATAAAAATGGTGATTCAGCAGTTCATCAAAGCTCTCCTAAACTGGCTAAGGAAACTGTACATACCAGGTCCCAAACTGGGAGCAAagcaaaatccaaaaacaattgCATATGCACTCAATGAAATGTATATATTGGAACATCAGGGGAGTTGGCAACCTTGAGACCCAAATACATTTGTTCAATATGATTAAAACTCACAAGCCTGACATCTTGTTTCTTGATGAGCCTCTGATGCATTTTACATCTATTCCTTCTTGGTATTGGAAGAGGCTTAATCTTCACCTTAGCAAAAAATGGACAGCAAACTTTATCCCTAAAAATGGTGGCCATCTGCACTACTTTCTTCCTTAATTTTCTCTCTAGAGATAGATTAGGGATGCCATTTACTAGATTTCATATGTCTTGATTGTTTCCCTCCCTCCCTCCTGATTTGGTTTTGGGAgggtttggttttggtttgttttgatcggtttaattgtttttagttGTTATCTTGTTTGAGGTTCAGGCATCACCTGACTTTTATATTGAATTTctagctttatcaaaaaaaaaaaaaaaaacaaacgtAAGCATCATATTGAGGTAGCACCACAAGTGTAACTTCACGAACCCCGATGTACAATTCAAATAATTATCAGTTACTACAATGTTATCATTCAAGTGCATAATCCGTCCATTTTCATCATTTGACCTCGTTAATTGAGAGTTTTCCTAAAATTTCTGTTTTCTTATGCAAATTAAATCTAAATTACCACCCGAATTAGAAACTACGTCAATGGTTTCGCACCGttcattatttcattatctGCTTCATTTCAGCTGTCTATCACGTCCTTACCTTTCTATATAAATCTCATTTGGTGCCTATATGTTAATTATTCCAACATCTACGTGTTTTGATTACATTTTGACTCTAAAGTGTGTTATTCTTGAGATGTGTTATTGCATcatatgaaaatgatttttgttcaaTTCGACGATCTCTATTCAGATTATGTATTATGTGTGTTTTTCATACTTTCTTTGTTGATTGAGTATATTTTTGTGCTGACCTAAATTTGTGCTTTTGTAATAAAATCTGAGCTTTTATATGAAGTTTGTCGTAATTATAATTTCAACACCGAAGTATAAattagtataaataaatatgaaatgacagcGTTTTAAAAACGGACTTTTTAATCATGTCAAGATAGTTTCTAATTCAACCTATACTCAAGATACAAATTACAAATGCAAGTCAAGATATGACGAAAAGATGAAAACGATTAAAGTACCTGTTGTCTCGCCGACTTCATCCTTTAGCTCGTCAGGTTCCTCATCCATCCGCGACTTTGTTTTGCATAAGAAAGAGCTCGTTCGCCTCCTTATTTGTTTCCTCGTCATACGACTGTGTAgtcatcatccttcatttttaaaacatatatatttgtaCGGCGATTCTCAAGAATGACAATGTTAGGGATAACAAAGTTGTGACCATTACACCATACATCCACCGTTGCGGTGCAGATTCTGCTCAaaagttttttcattcaaaaacatcaaataataatatgatttaatttattgtctttaaataaattaatctaaGTCATTCAAACCACTAGACTTTGCTTCAATTGcttgataaaatgaaatacaaGAGGAACTAGTATGCATAGAGGAAGTGAAAGGAGTTAGTTTTGTGACTATTTCATTTCATGACAGGGTAGTAATTCAGATTCAGTACAAAGTACTCAGATTCAGGACCAAATGAAATAgcaaaatgcaataaaagaaGGATAAAGACAAACAACCAACACCCTCAAAGCGCCAGAAACGGGAatagaaaatatagaaaaacaAAGGAACAAATGTCAGTTACTCTTACTGACATAAACATCATATTGGTCTTGATTAAATATCACAGGGTCAACCATGAGTCAAATAAGGGAAGTTCATTTACGAAGCAATTTTCTTTTGCGTTGTAAATGAACTTTCCTCTTTGTTTAAGAATTTGTGACAATTCCATAGGAGGTGTGTCGCCGTTAAATTTCTTACAGTGGAGGGTTCCACAGAGAGCAAGGAAGTAACCTAATGTTCTTATTTCTTTCTcttgtcttttgttttttaattttttttttccgaataaatgtttttatattgttgttCTGTTTCTAATGCATCATCAAAGATTAACAATGTTAAAAATATAGAATTAGGGTttcttttcacaattttatGAAAGTAGTTAATGCACTTGTATCATGTACAATTTCTTGGTAACAGGACAGTcatcattatttatttcaatagaATTAGGGTTTCGTTTATTAAAGAGTTGTTTCTTTatgaaaattgataatttaagaCGCATACTTTGTTATTTAATCGAAACTTTGGTAATATTCATgtgtttgaatttgattttagaGTGGAATCTTGGAAGCCaagttgtaacttttttttatcttttgggaGCAATAGGATTACTCTCCCTTATAGTATCCCTATacctttggtttttttttcttataattcctttgttttgttttttttttgttcttactTTTGGTCTCCGTTTGTGTATCATTCTCTTAAGCTATCATTAGTTAAATAGGCATGTTATTTTTCTGCAATTCTCCACTAACTATGCTTGTCGCTCTTATTATTTCAAGAATTAGCAAAAAGCAGAATGTATCAATTGAAAGAGGAGAACGATTGTTGAAATCATTGATCATAAAGAAGACTCAAAATCAAGATTGAAAGGAAAACAAATGCAAACCCGTTACAAATTCTAAGCAATGTTCCTGTTCACCAACAACTCATGAAGGTTCATTCAGCTTGTGCTAAATTTGGATCACTATCTCAGCTGGaatcttcttaaaaaatttgCATACTGGGATTTTCAAGTTGTGGAGACTTAAATTTTGGAGCTGGTAGCTTTTTAGAGTCTGCTTATAATTTTACCTTTTTACTGTTTTTGTGTATAGGTTTTACCTTTTTACCTTCTGCTTATAATTTTGGAGCTGGTGGCTTTTTAGAGTCTGCTTATAATTTTacctttttacctttttttagaGTCTGCTTAAGGGAGGTGAATGTTCATTTTAAAACTAGAGGGGTCTCGGTGTCTTTGAAAGAGACTTTAGGAGAGGTTAATGTAGTTTAGTTTCCCCTAAATAACAACGTCCAATTAGTAAGACCAGTCACACTTCGGTGTTGAAATTATAATTACGACAAACTTCGTATAAAAGCTCAGATTTTgttacaaaaccacaaatttaggtcagtacaaaaatatacaaagaaagtaTGAAAAACACACATGATACATAATCTGAATAGAGATCGTCGAAttgaacaaaaatcattttcatatgATGCAATAACACATCTCAAGATCAAGAATAACACACTTTAGAGTcaaaatggaataattaacatATAAGCGCCAAATGAGATTTATATATAAAGGTAAGGCCATGATAGACAGTTGAAATGAAGCTGATGGTGGAATAATGAACGGTGCGAAACCATTGTCGTAGTTTCCAGTTCAGGGGGTGATTTAGATTTAATTtgcaaaagaaaatacaaaatttaggAAAACTCTCAATTAACGAGGTCGAATGATGAAAATGGATGGATTATGCACTTAAATGAGAACATTGTAGTAATTGATAATTATTTGAATTCTATGCATCGGGGTTTGATGAAGTTACACTTGTGGTGTTAGCTCAATGATAAACGGTTAGCCTTGTAAGCTCAAAATATTGAATTGGAATCTCCTCGAGGACGGCTGTAAAATGACCGTGGAAATTAAATGTGATGAAAAAAGATACAGGGTTTTCTGAATAATTAGGACCTAATTTGAGTCATGGTTGACTTTGTGAGATTTATTCAAGAACGAATTTGATGCTTACATCTGTAAGAGTAACTGATATTTGTTCCTTCATTTTCTGAGGGTGTTGGTTGGTTGGTCTTTCTTAACTAATAATGGATCATTCAGTTTGGTTCAAAAATCGGAATAGCGCTAAATGTTGTATATCTAAGCTCAAAGTCTGTTGTAAAAACATAAAGGAAGGCAAGCAATGTTGAAAATAAACCCTAAAGCAATATCAGTTGAAAAATACCCTCATATTCAGTATGTATATGACTGCCAATTTCTAAATAAATCATTGTGGTGCAGAAGCATTCTTCAGTACCATTTTCTGATAAATATTAAAAGCAGAagaattttcaataaatattcaGTATGATAATTGGTTGGATTAAGGCCCTCTTTAATCCGATAAGTAAATCCCAACTCATGCTAAATATCTTTTCCGAAACGGAATTCAGACTTGTAGAAATTACGCAaatcattgtttttctttttctatgcTAATTTATTTCGTACAAAATATTACGAAATAACGGCTATGACGCTGCTATAGCACTGTTGGAGGTAGTTACAGTCAGTTAAGGTAGTTACAGGTAGTTACAGTCAGTTAGAGAATTATAGTTAGCTAGCATAAAACCACCCTTGGAAACACACTTCTAAACACTTTGTACTTCAACAGTTTCATTTCTTATCTTCAAGAAGAAAAGTAACTGTTAATTGATCACCCACCCATATACACGTTGCAATCAAGAGATCCACCATACCAATCACTCAATGACCAAGACTAAGCCCTCCTCTTCCACTACCAACCCACAACACAAACCATTTCAAGTCTCCAACAGGAACTTTACTGAAAGATCATTGTTGTTCAAGAATGTCAGCACCAGGAGAGTATTGTCAAAGGTTCAAAGAAACACTGAAACACCAATCAAGAAACTGCATTTAAAACGTTGTTATGCATATGAACCTTCAGCTAACAAAAAGATCTTAGAGAATAAGAGGAAAGAAAGAATCAATGACAAAAACTAGCTCcaccaagtcaaactttcaccagatgctccaccccaaacaacccttacaagaggtatctctttacctctcaaagacttcacctttcgatcatcaatcctcaaaggtaaggtctccaccgtaaggttatctctaacttgcacatcatctcttggaataacatgcgaaggatcaggtacatacttccgcaactgtgacacatgaaacacgtcatgcaaattcgaaagatgaggtggTAATCCAATTCTATACGCCACAGTTCCAACTCTCTCAGAgatctgatatggaccaataaactttggagtcaacttcttagattTTAATGCACGACCTACACCTGTCATAGGAGTGACCCTCAagaacacatgatctccctcttgaaactcaaggtcc containing:
- the LOC25499868 gene encoding histone-lysine N-methyltransferase, H3 lysine-9 specific SUVH5, encoding MTKTKPSSSTTNPQHKPFQVSNWNFTERSLLFKNVSTRRVLSKVQRNTETPIKKLHLKRRCEDATSGNKPSLTSDNSRRKKVKTTLGNFRALCAKLGKELTADGLPIEVSRILKNRGKFIHDGKKIIGKVSGIEVGDKFLYWQELNVLGLHRQNLSLIDHVLKDGNLIATSVVSCHFDDMDDTNVFVYTGEGGNVINSGKCDEETLALMNSYHFKNAIRVIIKFNSKNCGAGARGGGEVYCYYGLYKVESIWKKKGKLDFKFCLVRLPDQKIFVKDISNGKEAVPICVVNHIDSGKVPYFQYITRNIYPEWLFDDSSVGRKCVDHCSDSMKCSCALKSGGKITRVKRNEIKFKLQIFKTKAKGWGVRSENAIPSGNFICEYLGEIMEDEEALKKVDNDEYLFNIGNYIRKVYSSWEEDSYMVDSKEMTSYQPLEASGGKEVVDDRCDSGRFTIDAAKYGNVARFINHSCSPNLFARNVLYDDDDLRIPHIMLYAAENIPSMNELTLSYNYKIDQVIDSNGNLKTKACYCGASECIRRLY